One segment of Zymoseptoria tritici IPO323 chromosome 2, whole genome shotgun sequence DNA contains the following:
- the Mg68111 gene encoding mannose phospho-dolichol synthase (belongs to Glycosyl transferase, family 2): MAVKNKYSVLLPTYNERRNLPIIVWLLNKTFTEHTLDYEIIIVDDGSPDGTQDIAKQLIKAYGASRILLKPRAGKLGLGTAYVHGLQFATGNFVIIMDADFSHHPKFLPRMIATQKEGNYDIVTGTRYAGDGGVYGWDLKRKMVSRGANLFADTVLRPGVSDLTGSFRLYKKEVLAQVMEKTESKGYSFQMEMMVRAKAMGFKVAECPISFVDRVYGESKLGGEEIVEYLKGVLGLWVKV; the protein is encoded by the exons ATGGCCGTCAAGAACAAATACTCcgtcctcctccccacctACAACGAGCGCCGCAACCTCCCCATCATAGTCTGGCTGCTCAACAAGACCTTCACCGAGCA CACTCTCGACTACGaaatcatcatcgtcgacgatgGCTCCCCCGACGGCACCCAAGACATCGCCAAACAACTCATCAAAGCCTACGGCGCCTCCCGCATCCTTCTCAAACCCCGCGCCGGCAAACTCGGCCTCGGAACAGCCTACGTCCACGGCCTGCAATTCGCGACCGGAAacttcgtcatcatcatggaCGCGGATTTCTCTCACCACCCGAAATTTCTCCCCCGCATGATTGCCACGCAGAAAGAGGGAAACTATGACATTGTGACCGGAACGCGGTATGCGGGCGACGGAGGGGTGTATGGATGGGActtgaagaggaagatggtcAGTCGGGGGGCGAATTTGTTTGCGGATACGGTGTTGAGACCGGGCGTGAGTGATTTGACGGGCAGTTTCCGGTTGTATAAGAAGGAGGTGCTGGCGCAGGtgatggagaagacggagagtAAGGGGTACTCGTTTCagatggagatgatggtgAGGGCGAAGGCGATGGGGTTTAAGGTTGCGGAGTGTCCGATTAGTTTTGTGGATCGGGTTTATGGGGAGAGTAAGTTGGGTGGGGAGGAGATTGTGGAGTATTTGAAGGGGGTATTGGGACTGTGGGTGAAGGTTTGA
- a CDS encoding riboflavin synthase alpha chain, translating into MFTGIVEVIGNVSSLISHDESSSGGSGTSLTISSASEILDDCHLGDSISINGTCLTVTEFDKDSFKVGVSPETLRRTNLGDLKVGSGVNLERAVSSSTRMGGHFVQGHVDTVATIADKREDGNAVTYRLSPRDKSVLRYVVEKGYVTLDGASLTVTAVEDGEEGWWEVMLIAYTQGKVVMGGKGVGEGVNVEVDMVGKYVEKSVAAYFEGAGEGGGKVLEKMVNRLVEERLAKQ; encoded by the exons ATGTTCACCGGCATAGTAGAAGTAATAGGCA ATGTCTCCTCCCTCATCTCACACGACGAGTCCTCCTCCGGCGGCTCCGGCACCTCTCTTacaatctcctccgcctccgaaATCCTAGACGACTGCCATCTCGGCGACAGCATCAGCATAAACGGAACATGCCTCACAGTCACCGAATTCGACAAGGACAGCTTCAAAGTTGGTGTAAGCCCAGAGACATTACGACGAACAAATCTCGGCGACCTCAAAGTCGGGTCGGGCGTGAACCTCGAACGAGCAGTCAGCAGCTCCACCCGAATGGGCGGACACTTTGTACAAGGCCACGTCGACACCGTTGCGACGATCGCAGACAagagggaggatgggaaCGCAGTCACATACCGCTTGTCACCGCGGGATAAGAGCGTGCTAAGATATGTGGTGGAGAAAGGATATGTCACGTTGGATGGCGCGAGTTTAACGGTcacggcggtggaggatggagaagagggGTGGTGGGAGGTGATGTTGATTGCGTATACGCAGGGGAAGGTAGTGATGGGAGGGAAGGGCGTGGGAGAGGGAGTCAATGTGGAGGTGGATATGGTGGGCAAGTATGTGGAGAAGAGCGTGGCGGCGTACTTTGAGGGtgcgggagagggaggagggaaggtgttggagaagatggtgaacaggttggtggaggagagattGGCGAAGCAATGA